The Maridesulfovibrio salexigens DSM 2638 region GTGTTGATTACGAAGTCCTTGTCATCAGCTTTGACTACGCTCATGAGCATGGTTTTGGGGATTTCGTCGTAGGTTACTTCGCCGATCTTGATACCGCGCTGTTTACCGCGGCCTGCTACGGAATATTTGGTTACAGCGGGGTAGCCGTTGTCCATGAGTGCGGCCAGTACGTCGTCCGCTTTTTCCGGTCTTACAATTGCTCTCACCATGATCATCATTAGTTCTCTCCTTGCTCTGCTATTTGATGCGCTGCGCGCTTTTAAGAATGGATTGATATGCCTCCGGCGGCCCTCCGGGGCCAAAGAAACTTTTTGGGAAAAGTTTCTCTGGACTCTTCAAAAACATTTATTAGGGCTTCGCCTTTGTTGACCCTCAATTGTGTGGGATCAGATGTTTTTGCAGGACCGGGAGGTTTGGGGAGTCTTTTATGCTTCCATCAGGCCGTAATCGAGGAGCAGCTGTTCCAGTTCTTCGATTTCAAGAGGAGTGGGTACGACGAACATTTCGTTTTTATCGATTGCTTCGGCGAGACCTCTGTAAGCATCGGCCTGCGGTACGGTGTCGTCCCATTCGATTACGGTTTTACGGTTGATTTCCGCGCGCTGTACGTCGTTGTCGCGGGGAACGAAGTAGATCATCTGGGTGCCGAGCTTTTTGGCCAGCTCTTCGATCATCTCTTTTTCGTTATCAACGTTACGTGAGTTGCAGATCAGGCCGCCGAGACGAACTCCGCCGGACTCAGCGTATTTCATGATACCTTTGCAGATGTTGTTGGCCGCATACATGGCCATCATTTCGCCGGAACATACGATGTAAATTTCTTCAGCCTTACCATCGCGGATGGGCATGGCGAATCCACCGCAAACAACGTCACCGAGAACGTCATAGAAAACATAGTCGAGGTTTTCGCCTTCTTCGTAGGCACCGAGGTTTTCGAGCATGTTGATGGAAGTGATGATACCGCGACCTGCACAGCCTACGCCGGGTTCAGGACCGCCGGACTCAACACACCATGATTCGCCGAAACCGGGTTTACGGATATCCTCAAGTTCAACGTCTTCACCTTCTTCACGAAGGGTGTCGAGAACGGATTTCTGAGCCAGACCACCGAGCAGCAGACGGGTGGAGTCCGCTTTGGGGTCACAGCCCACGACCATTACTTTGCGATCCATTGTTGCCAGTCCGGCTACGGTGTTCTGGGTGGTGGTGGATTTTCCGATGCCGCCTTTTCCGTAGATTGCTACTTTTCTCATTTTCTCCTCCATGTGGTTTGGATTGATTTTCGTTGTTGCTGACTCACATAAGGCAAGTGGTGTGCCAAAGCTGGTTTTGATAATTAAATATTTGTAATAATAGGGTAAAATTTGAAAAATAAAGAAAAGTAAAGACATACGAAAAATGTAGATTGCAACGAATGTTCTGTACAAAATTGTAGGAAACTACATTTTTGCAGGTTGTGTGTAGAGTATGAAAGGGGAGGTGATGTTATATAAATTAAGGTAGATAGGATGGTGTAATGTTTTGGCATCAATAATGCTTCATGTATTCTGTAAATTTTAATTCATTTGGAGCACTATTATGTTGATCGATACCACCCTGCGTGAAGGCGCACAGTTGTTCGGGGCTTATTTCAATTTGGAAACCCGTAAGCGTATCGCATCTTCCCTCATTTCCATGGGAGTTGATGAGATAGAGATGGGTTGGGTCGGACAAGATGATCTTGCACTTTTCGCAGGATACGCCCGAACCTTAGGAGGGGACACAGCTCTCAGTGTCTGGTCGCCCTGTCGCGAGAAAGACATTGAGGTTGCAGCGGAATTGGGATTAAAGCGCATCAATATCGGAGTCCCGGTTTCGGATTTGCACATTGAAAAACGTCTGGATTCTGATCGTCAGGCTATCCTGCGTAAGCTGGCTGCTGCCGTACGGACTGCCAAGGATTGCGGATTTGAATATGTTTCCGTGGGGCTTGAGGATATTTCCCGTGCGGATGGTGATTTTGCCCTTTCCATGGCTTTGCATGCCGAGATCTGCGGGGCATCAAGGGTTCGTCTGGCGGATTCCCTTGGGCAACTGACTCCTCTTGCCATGGAAAAGCTGGTCAGAAAATTCAGGGAGAAGCTGCATATTGATATTGCCGTGCATTGTCATGATGATTTCGGCATGGCTACTGCCAACTCATTTACCGCCCTTGAAGCCGGAGCTGATTACGCGGACTGCTCCGTCATAGGTATCGGAGAACGCTCCGGTATTGCTGCAACCGAAGAATTAGTGGCGCGGCTGGCTCTGCGTGAAGGCAATACCCGTTATTCCACCACAGTGCTTAAAGATGCCTGTATGGTGGTCGGGGCTGCTGCCAAGGTTGCCATTCCGCGTACCAAGGCTGTTGTCGGCACTGATATCTTCGCTTGTGAATCCGGTCTGCATACCCATGCACTTAGTAAATCACCTGAACTTTTCGAGCCGTACGATCCTGACTCTGTAGGTACAGTACGCAAGTTGGCTGTGGGCGGTAAAAGCGGACGGGCTGCCGTTCGTAATGCCCTCGATGAATACGGCATTGATTGCGGAACAGATTCCCTTTCCACTCTTACCGAGGCCGTGCGCCAGCTCTCCCTGCGGCTTGAACGTCCCCTGACCCGCAGTGAATTTATCAAGCTCAATGATGAGGAGGTTTATTCATGAACACCCTGAGCCGCATCTACTCAACTGAAGCCGGTGAACTTTTGTCCCAGCACTCCACTGACGATCTTCGCCGCAAGACTTTGCAGCCTGTATCAATGTATTCCAACGGTAAGGTGAAATCCCTGCCCTTGGAAGATCGCACTCCCGTATTTACCCCTGCGGGAATTATTGAGGCGGAGATGGTAACTTTCTACAAGTCTGGGAAATTAAAGCGTGTTTTTCCGCTCAATGGTAAACTTTCCGGTTATTGGACGCAGGAAGATGAGGGAAAACTTGCAGATCCGTTGACCCTTGAGACTCCGGTCGGTCCGCTTTGCGTAAAGGTGATCAGCCTTTGTTTTTATGAGACCGAAACCTTGCGCTCCATAACTTTTTGGCCGGGAGAAGAACCGATTCTGCAAACTCCCGCAGGTCCGGTCCGGACCCGTATAGGCATAAGCTTCAGCCCGGAAGGACGAATTCGTTCCCTTGAACCTGCGGAACCGACCCCGCTGCAAACAAGCATCGGCAAGATCACTGCCTATGACTCTGACGCTGTTGGCATCAACGGCGATTCAAACTCACTGGTTTTTGATGACGAAGGTCGGGTTGCGGCTGTGAGTTCAACCTTAAATATGATTACAGCTCGTCATTACTCCGGTGCTGAATTTGTTTTTGTGCCTGAGTTGCGCGACTCTTTGTGTTCGGAAAGTGAGCGGGAGATAGTGCCTATGCGCATGATTTTTGATGAGCAGGGAATTGAAATAAGCCTTAGACCGGATTCAGAGCCGTCTTACGTGGATTTTGCAGAATATGAAATATCTGTAACGCCTTTCCTGCCGCAGCTGGATAATCTGTCCAGAGGATTGATCTGTTCGGTTTGATGGTCGGTTTTCACAGGAATGGACTGCGGCACAGCTTAAGTTCCCTGCAATTAACAGGGATAACCAATTTGGACATTCTGCCCGGAATGTTCTTTCTACTCTGGGGTGTGAACGTCTTGGTTCTATCATGCAAATGAAATTAAAAGTCTTGCCTTGACAGTTAAGCAGCTTAACTTTATTTTGGTTCGGCCGAGAAGTTGAAAATCAAAATCAAATAGCTGAGAATTGTCAGGAGTTAATAATGAATAAGGCTTTTTCTGGAATTAATAAAGATTGCTGGGGAATTGGAGAAGCTTCTGATAATAGCGCAGTGCGTGATTTTGGAGCTGTTAATGATTGTGAATCAGAAGATGCTCCTATGTGGAGGGAGTTCGAACTGAGGCCGGGGTTACGGGTAAGCGCTTTCGAGGCTAAGCTTTCGCAGGAATATTCTTTCAGTTATCAGAAAAAGAATGATTTTATCGACTTCGGATTCTTCCTTGAAGGGGCTGTTGTAAATAACATGCATGAAACGTCGCTTGGCCCGCTTCGGATAAATAATGTTGCCGGTAGCGGAGGTTTGGGTTTTTTTCAGGAAATGGCCGGAGTTGTGGAGTTTGCGCCTTTAGGGTCGACCAGAATCATCCATCTGCATATCAGCCCGGAATTGCTGCACGAATTGTTGAGTGCCGATATGGATGCGATTCATGAGGATCTTAAGCAGGTTTTAAGTTGCAGGGTCAGGAAGAGCTTTTTCCTCCACCATGTGCTGGACCCGGTTGTACAGGCTGCGGCAAATGAGCTGTTTCATGCTTTGGTCGGCGGGAATTACAGCAGGGTTTATCTTGTGGGCAAGGCTCTTGAGTTAATCGGTCTTCAGGTAATGAAATACGAAGGTTCTGCGGTCAGGCAGGGGCTTACTCCCAGTGAAATCGAGCTTATCAGGGATATTCGTAAAGAGTTGACGGAAAATTTTGATTCCGCTCCCACTCTGGCTGAACTTTCCGGTAAATATTCCTTAAGTGTGAGCAAGATACAGGCAGGCTTTCAAGAACTGTATGGAAGGACTGTCTTCGGTTACTTGAAAGAGTTTAAAATGCGTAAGGCACGGATGCTTTTTGAAGACGGCGATATGAATGTCAGTGAGGTTGCGTGGGCTTTGGGATACACCAACCTGAGTCACTTCAGCGCAGCTTTTAAGAAACGGTATGGAGTACTTCCGAAGAAATTTCTTACCTCCGTTCGCGAGAAAAAAACTTCGGCTTTATCATCTTGATTTTTAAGAACGATATCTTTCTCTTTTAGGGTTGTACTGTATTTCACGGTGCAACCCTCTTGTTTTGAGGCGCTTAAAATGAGCTAAAATATATTTGTCTTCGGGTAGTTTAAATAGATTTTTTTCGAATATTGAAATTGAAATTCTTTTTCATTTACGCATGAAATAGAAATATTCAGCAATATACGGAGAAGGTATGTTTAAACAGAAAATGGTAAGCTTTTTTATTACAGGGATTGTGGTGCTGCTGGGAAGTGCATCAATCAGTTTTGCAGCAAATTCAACCTCGCCCGGCCTATATCTGGAGACAGTAACAGTAAAAGCCCAGAAAAGGAGTCAGAAAGCTCAGGATGTTCCGGCAAGTATCGCCGCTCTTGATGATATTGAGTTAAAAGATATGGACATCAAGGATACCGGTGATCTGGCGCTTCATGTGCCTAACCTTGAGTTCAGTGATTTTGGTAGCCGTAGGCATGGATTCATGTTTCTACGCGGGATTAAAAGTCTGCCCAATGCTGAGCCTGCCACCGGATATTTTGTGGATGGGGTTAATTTTTCCAAATCATATATGTTTAATTTTCCGTTATTTGATGTGGAACAGGTCGAAGTCCTCAAGGGACCGCAGGGAACTCTTTACGGGCGAAACACTATGGGCGGGGTCATAAACGTTTACACCAAGCAGCCCGGAAATGAAGTTGAAAGTTCACTTGGCGCAGAATTCGGGAACTACAACAGCAAGGAGTTCCGGGCCAGCTGGTCCGGTCCTGTTGTTGAGGACAAGTTGTTTCTCGGTGTTTACGGTCTTGGCGCTTTCAAAGACGGTTATATGGAGAACGATACTCCCACGGACGGCGATGACGGCCGCCATCAGGATGGTAAGTCCGGACGTTTAAAATTGCGATATCTGCCTACTGATGATCTGGATATGACTCTTTCATTCGATATCCAGAGTCATGATGACGGAGCTTATTCCATGCGCCGTACCGAGCGGAACTCCTTTGTGAAGTCCGGCAAGTACGGGGTGGATGATCCCTATCATTATTCCCATGACTACACAGGCAGCCAGAAGAATGATTGCTGGGGCGTGGCCCTTAACTCAGAATACAATACAAATTACGGAAAGCTCCATTCTGTTACCGGATACAGATATTTTGACAGCAAAGAAAAGATGGACGCAGATTTTACTCCTGCGGATATGCTGCGTAAAAACTATAATCAGGAAGACAGCGACTTCTCGCAGGAATTCCGTTTCATTTCCCCTGAAGACAGCGGGCCGCTGGCTTGGTTGGCGGGTGGACATTTCTTTCTCTTAAATTCAAATACCGAGATTACCAACCTTTACGGTGCGGATTCCAAAGCACCGGGCTCAAACCTGAAATTCAAGACTGACAAGGATAATGCCGGCGGAGCTGTTTTCGGGCAGGGAACTTACACATTCTGGGATGATTTAGATCTGACTGTTGGGTTGCGCTATGAATATGAATACGCTTCGGCTGACAGCTACAAAGGTCAGACTCCAGCTGGAGGAGCGGAAACCGGCCTTGTAGACCGCGCTGTTTCCAATAATTTTTCAAAACTCCTGCCGAAGTTCGCATTGGCCTGGCGTCTCAGTGAAGACCAGACTTTGTACGGAACAGTGGCCCGGGCCCATCGCGCCGGGGGCTTCAACGATGCCTCGGCCCCGGAAGATCATCAGGCTTATGGCGAAGAAGACAGCTGGCTCTATGAAGTAGGGGTAAAGTCCGTCTTCTTTGATGACCGTTTAAGCTTTAATATCAGCGGTTTTTACACTGCAATTGATGATGAACAGCTGCCTTTATTCATGACCGATTCCATGCAGTCCTACACTGCCAATGCCGGACGTTCCCACCGTATGGGCGTGGAGGTTGATTCACGGTTTGTGCTCATGGAAGGTTTGAACTTGA contains the following coding sequences:
- the nifH gene encoding nitrogenase iron protein, producing MRKVAIYGKGGIGKSTTTQNTVAGLATMDRKVMVVGCDPKADSTRLLLGGLAQKSVLDTLREEGEDVELEDIRKPGFGESWCVESGGPEPGVGCAGRGIITSINMLENLGAYEEGENLDYVFYDVLGDVVCGGFAMPIRDGKAEEIYIVCSGEMMAMYAANNICKGIMKYAESGGVRLGGLICNSRNVDNEKEMIEELAKKLGTQMIYFVPRDNDVQRAEINRKTVIEWDDTVPQADAYRGLAEAIDKNEMFVVPTPLEIEELEQLLLDYGLMEA
- a CDS encoding TonB-dependent receptor, which translates into the protein MFKQKMVSFFITGIVVLLGSASISFAANSTSPGLYLETVTVKAQKRSQKAQDVPASIAALDDIELKDMDIKDTGDLALHVPNLEFSDFGSRRHGFMFLRGIKSLPNAEPATGYFVDGVNFSKSYMFNFPLFDVEQVEVLKGPQGTLYGRNTMGGVINVYTKQPGNEVESSLGAEFGNYNSKEFRASWSGPVVEDKLFLGVYGLGAFKDGYMENDTPTDGDDGRHQDGKSGRLKLRYLPTDDLDMTLSFDIQSHDDGAYSMRRTERNSFVKSGKYGVDDPYHYSHDYTGSQKNDCWGVALNSEYNTNYGKLHSVTGYRYFDSKEKMDADFTPADMLRKNYNQEDSDFSQEFRFISPEDSGPLAWLAGGHFFLLNSNTEITNLYGADSKAPGSNLKFKTDKDNAGGAVFGQGTYTFWDDLDLTVGLRYEYEYASADSYKGQTPAGGAETGLVDRAVSNNFSKLLPKFALAWRLSEDQTLYGTVARAHRAGGFNDASAPEDHQAYGEEDSWLYEVGVKSVFFDDRLSFNISGFYTAIDDEQLPLFMTDSMQSYTANAGRSHRMGVEVDSRFVLMEGLNLSGTFTWMEAEFDKYSPADGEDYKGNRVFGVPDYTYTIATDYRRNIIGDWGFFGRAELVGIGSRYFDDANTVKEDPYELVNLKLGVEGEHLDVYLWSKNLLDREYVLMENVSAGLAEDGEPRTFGISIDYRF
- a CDS encoding LeuA family protein: MLIDTTLREGAQLFGAYFNLETRKRIASSLISMGVDEIEMGWVGQDDLALFAGYARTLGGDTALSVWSPCREKDIEVAAELGLKRINIGVPVSDLHIEKRLDSDRQAILRKLAAAVRTAKDCGFEYVSVGLEDISRADGDFALSMALHAEICGASRVRLADSLGQLTPLAMEKLVRKFREKLHIDIAVHCHDDFGMATANSFTALEAGADYADCSVIGIGERSGIAATEELVARLALREGNTRYSTTVLKDACMVVGAAAKVAIPRTKAVVGTDIFACESGLHTHALSKSPELFEPYDPDSVGTVRKLAVGGKSGRAAVRNALDEYGIDCGTDSLSTLTEAVRQLSLRLERPLTRSEFIKLNDEEVYS
- a CDS encoding P-II family nitrogen regulator, whose amino-acid sequence is MMIMVRAIVRPEKADDVLAALMDNGYPAVTKYSVAGRGKQRGIKIGEVTYDEIPKTMLMSVVKADDKDFVINTIMDAARSGTKGAFGDGKIFVTDVEDVYTISSGVNEAAPVEEA
- a CDS encoding helix-turn-helix transcriptional regulator, whose translation is MNKAFSGINKDCWGIGEASDNSAVRDFGAVNDCESEDAPMWREFELRPGLRVSAFEAKLSQEYSFSYQKKNDFIDFGFFLEGAVVNNMHETSLGPLRINNVAGSGGLGFFQEMAGVVEFAPLGSTRIIHLHISPELLHELLSADMDAIHEDLKQVLSCRVRKSFFLHHVLDPVVQAAANELFHALVGGNYSRVYLVGKALELIGLQVMKYEGSAVRQGLTPSEIELIRDIRKELTENFDSAPTLAELSGKYSLSVSKIQAGFQELYGRTVFGYLKEFKMRKARMLFEDGDMNVSEVAWALGYTNLSHFSAAFKKRYGVLPKKFLTSVREKKTSALSS